Proteins found in one Sorghum bicolor cultivar BTx623 chromosome 1, Sorghum_bicolor_NCBIv3, whole genome shotgun sequence genomic segment:
- the LOC8086277 gene encoding uncharacterized protein LOC8086277, with protein MDSAFRRALNEPMCLEETVVQQGIERCPFLRNINEPTSFSFSSVNFPVPARGAKGPIFEDGPNFDMAFRVFHGRDGVVPLSEGSLAQIEKPLPKPNPEFNPLAAKAATISLSAFGGFFSFGDFSNKHNKKNSNKKNPNNLPQNKGQSKSNNHEALSNEWLETGQCPLARSYRALSGVVPLVAKMMTPPAGMKLKCPPAVVAARAAISRTAFAKGLRPQPLPTKVLVIALLGMAVNVPLGIWREHTQKFSPQWFAAVHAAVPFIGMLRKSVLMPKAAMALTIAASILGQTIGSRAERIRLKRTAAAKLAREGHDAAADCIKAPMSVKSGNHSLRVESTVVAGAPAVLVPAVAAFN; from the exons ATGGATTCAGCATTTAGAAGAGCTCTCAATGAGCCTATGTGCTTGGAAGAAACTGTCGTCCAACAAGGAATTGAAAGATGCCCATTCCTGAGGAACATCAATGAGCCTACAAGTTTTTCCTTCTCGTCTGTCAACTTCCCTGTTCCG GCAAGAGGAGCCAAGGGACCAATTTTCGAAGATGGACCTAATTTTGACATGGCATTTCGAGTTTTCCATGGTAGAGATGGTGTTGTCCCACTTTCAGAAGGATCATTGGCCCAGATTGAGAAGCCACTGCCAAAGCCCAATCCTGAGTTCAACCCATTGGCGGCCAAAGCTGCAACCATCAGTCTATCTGCATTTGGAGGGTTTTTCAGCTTTGGTGACTTCTCAAATAAGCACAATAAGAAAAACTCCAACAAAAAGAACCCCAACAACCTCCCCCAG AATAAAGGCCAGTCTAAGTCTAACAATCATGAAGCACTGAGTAACGAGTGGCTGGAAACGGGCCAATGTCCACTTGCAAGGTCTTATAGGGCATTAAGCGGTGTTGTGCCACTTGTAGCAAAGATGATGACACCCCCAGCTGGTATGAAACTGAAGTGCCCACCTGCAGTGGTTGCTGCCCGAGCAGCAATATCCCGCACAGCATTTGCAAAGGGCCTTCGTCCTCAGCCCCTGCCAACAAAAGTACTGGTGATCGCATTGCTTGGTATGGCAGTAAATGTTCCTCTCGGCATCTGGAGGGAGCACACACAGAAGTTTTCACCGCAGTGGTTTGCTGCAGTGCATGCAGCAGTGCCTTTCATAGGGATGCTCAGGAAGTCTGTGCTGATGCCGAAGGCAGCCATGGCCCTTACTATAGCTGCCTCAATACTGGGTCAGACAATCGGGTCAAGAGCTGAACGTATCAGATTGAAGAGGACCGCGGCAGCAAAATTAGCAAGAGAGGGCCATGATGCTGCTGCTGACTGCATCAAAGCACCAATGAGTGTGAAAAGCGGGAACCATTCGCTCAGAGTTGAAAGCACTGTGGTTGCAGGTGCCCCAGCAGTTCTTGTCCCTGCCGTTGCTGCTTTCAATTGA
- the LOC8055115 gene encoding ATP-dependent Clp protease proteolytic subunit 4, chloroplastic, with translation MAAGSASATASLSVAAAAAAALRVRRPCARARAWAPSQRPQQGALLSLKPCASLAPHAPLWRAESDAAGGGAGAGDVMGLLLRERIVFLGNEIEDFLADAVVSQLLLLDAIDPDSDIRLFVNSPGGSLSATMAIYDVMQLVRADVSTIGMGIAGSTASIILGGGTKGKRFAMPNTRIMIHQPVGGASGQALDVEVQAKEILTNKRNVIRIVSGFTGRTLEQVEKDIDRDRYMGPLEAVDYGLIDGVIDGDSIIPLEPVPERVKPKYNYEELYKDPQKFLTPDVPDDEIY, from the exons ATGGCGGCCGGGAGTGCCAGTGCCACGGCGTCTCTCTCcgtggcggcggcagcggctgcTGCTCTGCGCGTCAGGCGGCCATGCGCTCGCGCTCGCGCTTGGGCCCCCTCGCAGCGGCCGCAGCAAGGGGCACTCCTCAGCCTCAAGCCTTGCGCCTCACTGGCACCACACGCGCCTCTGTGGCGGGCGGAGTCGGATGCCGCGGGCGGTGgtgccggcgccggcgacgtCATGGGCCTCCTTCTCCGGGAGCGCATAGTCTTCCTCGGCAACGAGATCGAGGACTTCCTCGCGGACGCCGTCGTCAgccagctcctcctcctcgacgCCATCGATCCGGACTCTGACATCCGCCTCTTCGTCAACTCACCAGGGGGGTCCCTCAG TGCAACAATGGCCATCTATGATGTAATGCAGCTTGTGAGGGCGGATGTCTCCACTATTGGAATGGGCATAGCTGGATCAACAGCTTCTATAATCCTTGGTGGTGGCACGAAGGGCAAGCGATTTGCCATGCCCAACACCAGGATTATGATCCATCAGCCTGTCGGAGGTGCAAGTGGGCAGGCCCTAGATGTAGAGGTCCAAGCGAAGGAGATATTGACGAACAAGAGGAATGTCATTCGGATCGTGTCAGGCTTCACGGGCCGCACTCTGGAGCAGGTAGAGAAAGATATTGACAGAGATCGTTACATGGGCCCTCTTGAGGCTGTTGATTATGGACTTATTGATGGTGTGATCGATGGAGACAGTATCATCCCACTTGAGCCTGTCCCAGAGAGGGTGAAGCCTAAGTATAACTATGAAGAGCTGTACAAGGACCCACAGAAGTTTCTTACACCAGATGTCCCAGATGATGAGATATACTAG
- the LOC8086278 gene encoding cyclin-dependent kinase E-1, giving the protein MGDGRAGGANRPAWLQQYELIGKIGEGTYGLVFLARLKPSHPAPGRRGPPIAIKKFKQSKEGDGVSPTAIREIMLLREINHENVVKLVNVHINHADMSLYLAFDYAEHDLYEIIRHHREKLSSSINPYTVKSLLWQLLNGLNYLHSNWIIHRDLKPSNILVMGEGDEHGIIKIADFGLARIYQAPLKPLCDNGVVVTIWYRAPELLLGGKHYTSAVDMWAVGCIFAELLTLKPLFQGVEAKNTPNPFQLDQLDKIFKVLGHPTVEKWPTLANLPWWQNDQQHIQGHKYDNPGLHNIVHLPPKSPAFDLLSKMLEYDPRKRITAAQALEHEYFRMEPLPGRNALLPSQPGEKIVPYPVRPVDTTTDFEGTTSLQPTQPPSGNAPPGGQSVARPMPRQMPQQPMVGGMPRVAAGANMAAFNAASQAGMAGLNPGNIPMQRGAGGQSHPHQLRRKADQGMGMQNPGYPQQKRRF; this is encoded by the exons ATGGGGGACGGGCGCGCGGGCGGCGCCAACCGTCCGGCGTGGCTGCAGCAGTATGAGCTGATTGGCAAGATCGGCGAGGGGACCTATGGACTCGTCTTCCTTGCGCGCCTCAAGCCGTCCCACCCGGCGCCCGGCCGCCGGGGCCCCCCTATCGCCATCAAGAAGTTCAAGCAGTCCAAGGAGGGGGACGGAGTATCACCCACCGCAATTAGAGAGATCATG CTCCTGCGCGAAATCAACCACGAGAATGTCGTCAAGCTCGTCAATGTGCACATCAACCACGCTGACATGTCCCTATACCTCGCATTCGATTACGCAGAGCACGACCTTTAT GAGATTATCAGGCATCACAGGGAGAAGCTGAGCTCCTCTATTAACCCATACACTGTCAAATCCTTGCTGTGGCAACTGCTCAATGGCCTCAACTATCTTCACAG TAACTGGATTATACATCGAGATCTAAAGCCTTCCAACATACTG GTCATGGGAGAAGGAGACGAACATGGAATTATAAAGATAGCTGATTTTGGACTTGCTAGGATATATCAAGCTCCACTGAAACCATTATGTGACAATGGG GTTGTTGTAACTATCTGGTATCGTGCTCCTGAGCTGTTACTTGGGGGAAAACACTACACGAGTGCTGTTG ATATGTGGGCAGTTGGTTGCATTTTTGCTGAACTGCTCACACTGAAACCCCTGTTCCAAGGTGTGGAagcgaaaaatactccgaaccCATTCCAG CTTGATCAACTTGACAAGATTTTTAAGGTCTTAG GCCACCCTACAGTTGAAAAGTGGCCTACCCTTGCCAATCTTCCATGGTGGCAAAACGACCAGCAACATATTCAAGGCCATAAGTA TGACAACCCCGGTCTCCATAACATTGTTCATTTGCCACCGAAGAGTCCTGCATTTGATCTTCTCTCAAAAATGCTTGA GTATGATCCCCGAAAGCGGATAACAGCTGCACAAGCTTTGGAGCATGA ATACTTTCGGATGGAACCACTACCTGGACGAAA cGCGCTTTTACCATCCCAACCAGGGGAGAAAATTGTACCGTATCCTGTTCGTCCAGTAGATACAACAACAGATTTTGAAGGAACAACAAGCCTTCAACCAACTCAACCG CCATCAGGGAATGCTCCTCCTGGAGGTCAATCTGTAGCAAGACCCATGCCAAGACAAATGCCGCAGCAACCTATGGTTGGGGGAATGCCAAGAGTGGCAGCTGGAGCAAACATGGCTGCCTTCAATGCTGCATCACAGGCTGGCATGGCTGGGCTCAATCCTGGAAACATCCCTATGCAGAGAGGCGCAGGTGGTCAGTCTCATCCGCACCAG TTGAGAAGGAAGGCGGATCAAGGGATGGGGATGCAGAACCCTGGGTATCCTCAGCAGAAGAGACGGTTCTGA